Within the Thermostichus lividus PCC 6715 genome, the region CAAGCGGGCGATCGCGCCTGTCATGATCCAACGCAGTACTTAGAAACTGCCCGTGGGATTGAAATTGGCCATATCTTTCAACTGGGCACTAAGTACTCCCAAGCTATGCAGGCTACCTATACCAATGAGCAGGGGGAGGAGGTGCCCTTAGTGATGGGGTGCTATGGCATTGGTGTCTCCCGCTTAGCCCAAGCTGCTGTGGAGCAGCACCACGATGCCAACGGGATTATCTGGCCGTTGGCGATCGCCCCTTATCAGGTCATTATTGTTGTCCCCAACATCACCGATCCCACTCAGATGCACTTGGCCACTGAACTCTACACCAAGCTGCAAACAGTCGGAATTGAGGTGCTGCTAGATGATCGCGATGAGCGTGCTGGGGTCAAATTCAAAGATGCGGATCTCATTGGAATCCCCTATCGGGTGGTAACGGGGCGCACGAGTGCCAAAGGGGAGGTGGAATTAGTAGAGCGCGCTACGGGCAAAACCGTGACTCTCTCTGTGAGCGAGGCGATCGCCTATCTGCAACAGCAAGTAGATCAGCTTTGACATTCCCTTAAAAGATGGATCATGGCTCCTGCAACCCGCACCGAATCCGATTCCCTAGGTACGATTGAGGTTCCCGCTGACTGTTATTGGGGCGCCCAGACGGCACGATCCCTAAAATACTTTCCCATTGGCGGCCTAAAAATGCCCCTTGCGGTCATTTATGCCATGGCACGGCTGAAGCAAGCAGCGGCGATCGCCAACCGGGATCTAGGTGTTCTGGCGCCGGAGAAAGCGGCGTGGATCTGTCAAGCAGCAGCGGAAATCATTGACGGTCGTTGGGATAATCAGTTTCCGCTATCGATTTGGCAGACCGGCAGTGGCACGCAAACCAATATGAATGTCAATGAGGTCATTGCCAACCGTGCCATTGAGTTAGCGGGAGGCACAAAGGGAACCAAAACCCCCATTCACCCTAATGATCACGTTAACTGTAGTCAGTCCTCGAATGATACGTTTCCCACCGCAATGCACATCGCCACTGTCTTAGAGGTACAGGAGCGGCTGCTGCCCATGCTGCAAAACATGCTGGCGGCTCTGGAGGAAAAAACCGCTGCGTTTGCCAACATTATTAAAATTGGGCGCACTCACCTGATGGATGCGGTGCCCCTCACCCTTGGTCAAGAGTTTTCGGGGTATGCTAGCCAGTTGGCGGCCTGTCAACACCACTTGCAGTACTGCCTCCAGCACCTTTATCCCCTAGCCATTGGCGGTACCGCCGTCGGCACCGGCTTAAATGCCCCCCCCGGCTTTGGCGATCGCGTTGCTCAAGAGTTAGCCCGGATGACCGGCTATCCCTTCTGTGTTGCCGAAAATCGCTTTGCGGCCTTGGCGGCTCACGATCCCCTAGTGCTGTTGAGTGGTGCCCTCAAAACGCTGGCGGTGGCCTTGATGAAAATGGCCAATGATATTCGCTGGTTAGGGTCGGGTCCTCGCTGTGGGTTGGGGGAATTAATCTTGCCCGCCAATGAACCCGGCTCATCGATTATGCCTGGCAAGGTGAACCCGACCCAGTGCGAAGCCTTGACCATGGTGTGTGTGCAGGTGATGGGCAATGATGCGGCCATTGGTATGGCTGGTAGTCAGGGCAACTTTGAACTCAATGTGTTTAAGCCCCTCATCATCCACAATGTACTGTGCTCCATTGAACTCCTCAGCGATGCGGGGTCTGCCTTTACGGACTTTTGTTTGCGGGGGCTACAGCCGAATCACCCCCAAATTCAGACGCATTTAGAGCGATCCTTGATGCTCGTGACCGCCTTGAACCCCCGTATTGGTTACGACAAGGCGGCAGCCGTGGCTAAAAAAGCCTATAGCGAGCAGAAAACCCTCAAGGAGGCTGCCGTAGAGCTGGGCTACCTCACCCCAGAGGAGTTTGATCAGTGGGTGCGTCCAGAGGACATGCTTGGCGAAAGCGCCGACAGTTGACCCCGTAGGGTGCGCTGCCAGTAGGGGGTATTGTGGCAGCGCGATCGCAGGCTTTGGGCATTTACCGTCCATGCTGCCGTCGGATCAAACAGGATAACGTTGCGGCTAGGGGGCTGCAACTGCGGGGGGGCAAGGCCAAGAATGCGGGCAGGCGCGGTACTGATGGCGTGCCAGAGGTCAACCGCCGTGAGGTGCCCAGGGGCGACTAATCCCTGCCAGAGGGCGGGCAAGGCCAACTCCAGACCAATTGCCCCCGGGAGGGCTTCGGCAAAGGAGATCATTTTTTCCTCGTAAAGGAGGGGGGTGTGGTCAATGGCGATCGCCTCAATCACGCCTGTTTTGACCCCCTCAATTAAGGACTGGCGATCCGTAGGGGTTCCGAGGGGTGGCTCAAGGCGCAGGTTTGGATCGTAGGTGGCCAAGTCCCCAGTGTCAAACAGTAGATGCAACCAACAAACGCTGGCGGTAACAGTCTCCGGCTTAGCCTGCGTTAAGATTTCAACACTGCGAGCGGTGGAGAGGCGCATCAGATGAATAGGGGTCGTGACGGTGCGCCCTAGCTCCAAAATTGCCAGTAGGGGAATGGTTTCACAGCAGATTAGTTGCTCTGCCAGACCCAAGCGCAGGGCGTCTAAACTCTCGCGGGCAACGCCATGGGCCGCCAAGGTTGCGTCAAACGGCCAAAGCGCCACACATTTCTGGATAGGTTGCAAATAGGTGAGAGCGCGCTGCAATAATGGCCAATTGACGAGGCCGGAGTCATCGCAAAACCCCACTACGCCGGCTGCGGCCAGTTCCGCTAGATTGCTAAGAGCCTTGCCTGCACCCCCTTGGCTGAGAGCCGCCCACACCCGCACCTGCGTCCAACTCTCTGCGGGCAAATCGTGCTGGATTGAGTTCCACACCGCTGGATCATCAATGACGGGTTGGGTAGTAGGCAAAAGAGTCAGGTGCTGCACCCCCCCCGCCGCCGCAGCAGCAAGCAGAGAGGTTAGGCTTTCGCGCGCTTCGTACCCTGGTTGGCCGCTGTGGCTGTAGAGATCTACTAAAGGGGGTGCCAAAATTAACTGCTCAGCAGGGACCCGCTCGCTCTCAGGGGGAATGTCCGCTGGGGCGATCGCCACCAGTTCATCGCCCCTAAAGAGCACATCCGCACGGTAATCTGCGCGGTTGAGCGGATCCACCACCCGCACCTGTTGCAGCAGTCGCCATGCCATGGCTTTACAAGGCTCCGGCTGCCGTCCGATCCAGCACGCCCCCTAAATGGGTGGTAATGTTGACCGCCTGTAGCCGCGGCAGCCCTCCTTTTAGCGGGTAGTCAATCACCGTCACACTGCCATTGCCTTGCTTAAAGAGCCAGAAGTTCTCGATCCCTAGGCCGACAATATGGCACAGCAGCACTTTATTGGTGGCATCGTGAGCCACAACCAAAACATTGTGGGGGGTAAGGGCACTGGCTTTCCATGCCTCGAGCCACTGCTCCCACGCTGTGACGACGCGATCGTGCACCTGTTGCAGGTTTTCCCCGTTGGGCATTTGCACCGCCGCTGGGGTGGTGCGCCACCGCTCTAGCTCCCCTGGGTACTGCGCTTCCACCTCTGGCTCAAACTTGCCTTCCCAGTCACCATGGCTAATTTCTGCCAAGGCTGGCTCTAGCTCTAAGGAAACATCGGGATGGTGCTGCAAAATGGCTAAGGCTGTGTCTTTGGGGCGCAATAGGGGGCTACTCAGGGCATGGTGGAAGGTTACATCCTTGAGAAAATCTGCCACAGTTGCCGCTTGGGCACGACCATTCTCATTAAGGGGCACATCAATCTGGCCTTGAAACCGTCCTTCGCGGTTCCAATTGGTTTCACCATGGCGCACCAAAAAGATACGCAGGGTGTGCGCCTTAAACCGGGGTTCCGGAAAGGGATCGTTGAGATGACTGGTAAGGTTCAGGGCTTCTATCTGCGCCGGTTGGTGCCGACCGTGGGCAAAGTTGAGAACACTGATGCCGCCATTGGCCTGTTGCAGCCGCAAATAGCCCTTGACCCCCAAGCCCAAGGCTGTGCAGATTAAGGCGCGGTTCATACCACTGTGGCCCACAATCAGGATAGTATCATTGTCGTGCTGGGGCAGCAGCGTATCCAAGACTAGACCGGCCCGATCAAACAAATCTAGGACTGGGAAGAAGTCCTTTGGCTCCCCAGTCTCATCTAGGGTCCGCATGACTAAGGTGTCCGGTGCCTCTTGCCAGCGGCGATAGTCCTCTGGAAACCGCTCTTTCACCGCTGCAAAGGGTAAGTCTTCCCACGCAGGTAAGGCAATTTCCTTGAGCAAATCCATAGGGATAGGGGCAGGGATCCCTAGACTGCCTAGTTGCTGGTAAATGTCCTCAGCCGTTTCCTGAGCACGCTTAAGGGGGCTGGTGTAAATTTTGCGGATGGGGATGCCCTGTAATGCTGCACCCACCTGCTGCGCCATCCAATGACCACGCTCCGTCAGCGAGGAGGAATCACTATGACCTTGGACGCGCTGTTCAACGTTAAATGTGCTTTCACCGTGGCGGACAATAATAACTCGGGTACTCAGATGTCTCTCCTTGGATGCACCATAGGCAATTGTATCTTGTCTGTTACCTCTCGAGGCCAGCCGTGCGTATCTTAGGGGTTGATCCGGGCTTGGCCACCCTTGGCTATGGCTGCATTGAAATGACACCCACAAGCTGCCACGTCTGCGATTTTGGGGTGATCACAACCACTGCCAAGGAACCTGTTGGCGATCGCCTGCACAGTCTTTACACTGACCTACACCAGTTAATTCCAGCCCTGCGCCCTGACGTGGTGGCGATCGAAAAATTATTTTTCTATAAAATGAGCCACACCATTGTGGTTGCTCAGGCGCGGGGGGTGATTCTCTTGGTGCTGAGTCAACTGGGGTGTCCGCTTTTGGAGTTTACGCCTGCCCAGGTCAAGCAAACACTGACAGGGTATGGCAACGCCACCAAAACTGAGGTGCAACTGGCGGTACAGCGGGAACTTGACTTGGCTACCCTCCCTAGGCCGGATGATGCGGCTGATGCCTTGGCGATCGCCCTTACTGCCAGCCGTCACCACGAGACTCCCTGTTCCTAGACAGGGGCGATCCTCCCTAGAGGTAGTTGTCAAAGTGGCGAATACTTAGTCCTGTTTGGCAGTATTGGTAGATGCTTCTGTGAGAGCAGAAGGGGCAGTCTCACTCACCGGAATTGCAACGGGAGGGCGATCGAGGCTGAGCATCAGGCCAACAGCTGTAGGTTCAACGGGTACAGGAGACACCTCTGGAGCAATGCTGGCAGGACTAGTCACTGCAATCTGTGATCCGGGGAGTGGGTTAGGGAGAAGCCCATTGAGAACACCCACCACCGATGCAGCTAGGGTGGCACCCACCCCTCCCCATACCCACACTGCGCGGGGGCGACGCTGCGCCTTGGCAATGACCCGAGCTGCCAAATAATCCGTAGGGCAAGGGGACACAGGCACGGGAAGTTGCTGCATTTGCACTTTTAGGGTTAACAGCCGCTGGTACAGTCGTTGAGCCTTAGGATCGCTGGCGAGCCATGCCTCCACCTGCTGTCGCTCCCCAGCCGTGACTTCACCATCGAGATAGGCACTCAGCAATTCGAAGTGATCTCGTTTGCAGTGATCCAGTTCGTCCATCATTGTTCAACATCCTTCATCAAAATCTAGCCAAAGCCAAGGTGTGGGGCAATAGTTTAGGAGCGGGGGCTGTCAAGGTGGGGTTGCAATTCCGTTTGCAGTCGCTGCCGAGCGCGGGCAATTCTTGATTTTACTGTTCCTAAGGAGACACCCGTGATCTGGGCAATTTCTTCGTAGGACAATCCCTCAATTTCCCGCAGGACAATCGTGGTTCGGAAGGTTTCCGGCAAGTTGGCGATCGCCTGTCGCAATTGGTCATAAAATTCATCGGTATGCAATAACTCATCCGGACTGGCATCACTGGAGGCGAGTTCCCATAGTATTTCCCCATCATGGGTCTTGAGGGGGGCATCGAGGGAGAGGGGAGCTTGGTGGCGCTTCCGTTTGCGCAGCTCATCATAGAATAGGTTTGTGGCAATACGGCTGAGCCAACCGCGAAATTTACTGGCATCCTGTAACTTATGAATATTCCGGTACACCCGTATCCACACTTCTTGTACTAAATCGGCTCGATCCTCCCAGTCCGGTGCCAAGTGATAGATCAGTCGCTCCACGTGAGCTTGATGGCGGCGTAACAACTCTGTAAACGCGGCTCGATCGGGTGATCTCCCCGCCTGACAGCGAATCACCAATTCCTGTGGTGAAAGTTTTGTTAGCGGCAGCGTCACCCGGTAACAGGTCTCCTCAACACTGGGCCAAGCAAGGGGGATACTGGATGTCATGGAAACAACAGACCTCAGACCAAACTATCTCCCATGACGCAAGGTCGGTGATCAGGTTCCCTCCTCCGTTATACCGTGCTAGCTGCCACTCTATGCGCAACAGCTCCTCTGGGCGGGCTTCACTGTTTGAGAGATGGTGAGGGATTTTTATCGCCGACTGCTTAATGTTTTCTTAATGTTGACTCAATTCAGACTAAACTTTAATTGTAGCGGCGATCGCCCCTTGATTTTCGTTAGGCTAACCTGTGAACACCTTATTTAGTCAACTGCCATAATCACCATGCCGTGGATACGCATTTCCAGTGGACTTGTTGCGATCGCGGTGGCATTGATAATAACCCTCTTGGGGGGATGGTACTTTTGCTTGGGTATTGGTGCCTTAATTTACCTAGGGCAACTGGAATATTTTGAACTAGCGCGTGCCAAAGGCAGTGCCCCAGCGGCTAAAACCACCTTAGTTGTCAGTCAGGTGCTACTGATTACTGCGCTGTTGCGTCCCGATTTGGCCGATGCCGTCTTTCCTGTCGCCGGTACCCTAATTTGCTTTTACCTGCTGTTTCAGCCTAAACTGGCCTCCATTGCCGACATTTCTACCTCCATCATGGGGCTATTCTACGGCGGGTATCTCCCCAGCTATTGGGTGCGCCTACGGGGGCTAGATCATACTGCCACCCTTCCCTTAGGCGGGTTTTGGCCACAGCAGTGGCACTTAGAGGCTCTCCCCCTAGGATTGCAGGCAACCCTGTTAGCGTTTACCTGTATTTGGGCGGCGGATATTGGGGCTTATACCGTCGGCAAGCTGTTTGGTCGCACCCGCCTATCGCACATTAGCCCCAAGAAAACTGTTGAAGGGGCGGTATTTGGTGTTTTAGGGAGCTTAGCCGTCGCCTTTTGGGGTGCCTATTCCCTCCAGTGGCCATGGCCGTGGTTCGCCGGAGCCACCCTAGGCTTGCTCATTGGCATTGCTAGCCTCTTGGGCGACCTCACCGAATCAATGATGAAGCGGGATGCCGGGGTTAAAGACTCTGGGCAGTTGATTCCTGGCCATGGGGGGATTCTGGATCGTGCCGATAGCTACGTCTTCACCGCCCCGCTTGTGTTTTACTTTGTTACCTTGCTGCTGCCAGCCTTGGGGCAATGGCACCCCTGAGGTGTTGGCGATCGCAAGCGGTGCAGTTTCAACTACCCTAGGAAATAGTCCTTAACGTTTGCCGCGCAACCATGGCCGAAACCTTGATGTTTAATGCCCTCCGTGCTGCCATTGATGAAGAAATGGAGCGTGACCCTACCGTATTTGTACTGGGGGAAGACGTAGGACATTATGGCGGCTCCTACAAAGTCACCAAAGACCTCTACAAAAAGTACGGCGAACTCCGCCTGCTGGATACCCCCATTGCCGAAAATAGCTTTACGGGAATGGCCATTGGGGCAGCCATGACCGGTCTGCGTCCCATTGTTGAAGGCATGAACATGGGCTTTTTGCTGCTGGCCTTTAACCAAATTGCCAATAATGCCGGGATGCTGCGCTATACGTCCGGCGGCAACTTCAAAATTCCGATTGTGATCCGCGGGCCTGGGGGGGTAGGGCGGCAACTGGGGGCAGAGCACTCCCAGCGCCTAGAAGCCTATTTCCAAGCGGTTCCAGGGTTGAAAATTGTTGCCTGCTCAACCCCCTACAATGCCAAAGGGCTATTGAAATCGGCCATTCGTGACCCCAACCCTGTTCTCTTTTTTGAGCACGTGCTGCTGTACAACCTCAAGGAAAACCTACCGGAAGAGGAGTATTACTTGCCCCTTGACAAAGCAGAGGTGGTTCGTCCGGGAACGGAGGTCACTATTCTCACCTATTCGCGGATGCGGCACCATGTCCTGCAAGCGGTGAGAACCCTTGAAAACGAGGGCTACGATCCGGAGGTGATTGATTTAATTTCCCTGAAGCCCCTTGACTTTGAGACCATTGGCGCATCAGTTTGTAAAACCCATCGTGTTGTTATTGTTGAAGAATGCATGAAAACCGGTGGCATTGGCGCAGAACTCTCGGCCTCTATTATGGAGCGTTACTTTGACGAGTTAGATGCCCCAGTGGTGCGGCTCTCCTCTCAGGACGTTCCCACCCCCTACAATGGCACCCTCGAGAACCTAACCATCGTGCAACCGCCGCAAATTGTGGCCGCTGTGCAGAAACTGGTGCGGGGTCAGATTTAATCATGGGGAAATATCGCGGCTGGCTAATTGCAATTTTAGTTTTACTGATGGCCGCCACATGGGTGATCGTGCGCACCCCGGCTCGCTTAGGTCTGGATCTGCGCGGCGGTGCCCAACTGACCCTCCAGGTGCAAACGACGGATAAAGTGCCGCAAATTACGCCCCAAGTGCTCTCAGCGGTACAAAGTGTGGTGCAAAAGCGCATCGATGGCTTGGGGGTTGCCGAGGCGGTGGTGCAAACCGCAGGCGACGATAAGCTACTGGTGCAGCTGCCGGGGGTCACCGATCCCGAGCAGGCAGAGCGCATTCTCAAGGGAACCGCCCAGTTATTGTTTGCACCCCAAAAGCCCGGCACTGAAGCGCAACTGCAAGTGGAGCGACAAATCCAAGCGCAGCTTCTCCTAGAGCAAACGCAACTCCTGCTAGAGCAATCCCAAAATGCCAACAATCCTGAAGCGTTAGCCGATATTGAGGCCAAGCTTGCTAAAAACCGCGAGTCTCTTGCGGCCAGTCAGCAGGCGATCGCCAACCTCTTTGCGCCTTCAGAGCTTACTGGAGCCATGCTGCAAGAAGCCTTCGCTAGTCCGGTGGCGCCCGGCTCCCCCAACTGGAATGTCATTGTCCGCTTTGACCCCCAAGGGGCAGAGTTGTTTGCCCGCCTCACCAAAGAGATTGCCGGTACGGGCCGCAGCATTGGCATTTTTCTTGATGACCGCCTCATTAGTGCCCCCACGGTGTCTGCGCAGTATGCTGAAACCGGCATTATTGGCGGCAATGCGGAAATTTCCGGTGGCTTTACCGCCCAAACTGCGAACGATCTTGCCATTCAGCTCCAGGGGGGTGCTCTACCGGTACCGCTGGAGGTAGTTGAAAACCGGACGGTGGGCGCGTCCCTTGGCCAAGACAGTATCCGTGATAGCCTCTACGCGGGGGTGGTGGGCCTAGTGCTGGTGCTGGTGTTTATGGTTGCCTATTACCGTTTGCCGGGTCTGATTGCCGATATTGCCCTTGTGCTCTACGCCATTTTTACCTATGCCGCCTTTTTGCTGTTTGGGGTGACCTTAACCCTGCCGGGCATTGCGGGTTTCATCCTCAGTATTGGCATGGCGGTGGATGCGAATGTGCTGATTTTTGAGCGCACCCGCGAAGAACTACGGCTGGGTAAAACCCTCTACCGCTCGGTGGAGTCGGGCTTTGATCGTGCCTTTGCCAGTATTTTAGACAGCAATGTCACCACCCTGATTGCCTGTGGGGCGTTGTTTGCTCTTGGCACGGGCTTTGTGCGAGGGTTTGCCGTGACCCTAGCCATTGGCATTGGGGTGAGTATGTTCACCGCCCTGACCTGTAGCCGTAGCTTCTTGTTCTACGCCATTAGCATCCCCAGCTTGCGTAAACCCACGTGGTTTTGTCCCAAACTGGAGACCCTGAAATGAGTTTTAGCGTCAATCGCCAGCGATCGCTGTGGTGGGGTATATCCCTAGTTGTCATTCTCAGTGGTCTGATGGCCATGGCCATCTCTTCGGTCTCCTTAGGCAGTCCGCTCCGCCTAGGCTTAGACTTTATTGGCGGAACGCGACTGCAATTTGAACTTGCCTGTAGTACCACAAACACCTGCAAGCAGCCCATTGACATTGATGTGGTTCGCCGCATTCTGAATCAAGAGGGGTTGGGCAACAGCAGCCTACAGGTGATTGATCAGTATGGGATTGGTATCCGCACCATTCCCTTAGGGGTAGAGCAGCGCACACGGCTCAGTAGTGCCTTGACTCAAGAATTGGGTGCCTTTAATCCGGCGCAGACGCAAATTGAAACCGTCGGCCCCACCCTTGGGGGGCAAATT harbors:
- the fumC gene encoding class II fumarate hydratase, with the protein product MAPATRTESDSLGTIEVPADCYWGAQTARSLKYFPIGGLKMPLAVIYAMARLKQAAAIANRDLGVLAPEKAAWICQAAAEIIDGRWDNQFPLSIWQTGSGTQTNMNVNEVIANRAIELAGGTKGTKTPIHPNDHVNCSQSSNDTFPTAMHIATVLEVQERLLPMLQNMLAALEEKTAAFANIIKIGRTHLMDAVPLTLGQEFSGYASQLAACQHHLQYCLQHLYPLAIGGTAVGTGLNAPPGFGDRVAQELARMTGYPFCVAENRFAALAAHDPLVLLSGALKTLAVALMKMANDIRWLGSGPRCGLGELILPANEPGSSIMPGKVNPTQCEALTMVCVQVMGNDAAIGMAGSQGNFELNVFKPLIIHNVLCSIELLSDAGSAFTDFCLRGLQPNHPQIQTHLERSLMLVTALNPRIGYDKAAAVAKKAYSEQKTLKEAAVELGYLTPEEFDQWVRPEDMLGESADS
- a CDS encoding dihydroorotase, with amino-acid sequence MAWRLLQQVRVVDPLNRADYRADVLFRGDELVAIAPADIPPESERVPAEQLILAPPLVDLYSHSGQPGYEARESLTSLLAAAAAGGVQHLTLLPTTQPVIDDPAVWNSIQHDLPAESWTQVRVWAALSQGGAGKALSNLAELAAAGVVGFCDDSGLVNWPLLQRALTYLQPIQKCVALWPFDATLAAHGVARESLDALRLGLAEQLICCETIPLLAILELGRTVTTPIHLMRLSTARSVEILTQAKPETVTASVCWLHLLFDTGDLATYDPNLRLEPPLGTPTDRQSLIEGVKTGVIEAIAIDHTPLLYEEKMISFAEALPGAIGLELALPALWQGLVAPGHLTAVDLWHAISTAPARILGLAPPQLQPPSRNVILFDPTAAWTVNAQSLRSRCHNTPYWQRTLRGQLSALSPSMSSGRTH
- a CDS encoding histidine phosphatase family protein — encoded protein: MSTRVIIVRHGESTFNVEQRVQGHSDSSSLTERGHWMAQQVGAALQGIPIRKIYTSPLKRAQETAEDIYQQLGSLGIPAPIPMDLLKEIALPAWEDLPFAAVKERFPEDYRRWQEAPDTLVMRTLDETGEPKDFFPVLDLFDRAGLVLDTLLPQHDNDTILIVGHSGMNRALICTALGLGVKGYLRLQQANGGISVLNFAHGRHQPAQIEALNLTSHLNDPFPEPRFKAHTLRIFLVRHGETNWNREGRFQGQIDVPLNENGRAQAATVADFLKDVTFHHALSSPLLRPKDTALAILQHHPDVSLELEPALAEISHGDWEGKFEPEVEAQYPGELERWRTTPAAVQMPNGENLQQVHDRVVTAWEQWLEAWKASALTPHNVLVVAHDATNKVLLCHIVGLGIENFWLFKQGNGSVTVIDYPLKGGLPRLQAVNITTHLGGVLDRTAAGAL
- the ruvC gene encoding crossover junction endodeoxyribonuclease RuvC, with protein sequence MHHRQLYLVCYLSRPAVRILGVDPGLATLGYGCIEMTPTSCHVCDFGVITTTAKEPVGDRLHSLYTDLHQLIPALRPDVVAIEKLFFYKMSHTIVVAQARGVILLVLSQLGCPLLEFTPAQVKQTLTGYGNATKTEVQLAVQRELDLATLPRPDDAADALAIALTASRHHETPCS
- a CDS encoding anti-sigma factor family protein, which produces MMDELDHCKRDHFELLSAYLDGEVTAGERQQVEAWLASDPKAQRLYQRLLTLKVQMQQLPVPVSPCPTDYLAARVIAKAQRRPRAVWVWGGVGATLAASVVGVLNGLLPNPLPGSQIAVTSPASIAPEVSPVPVEPTAVGLMLSLDRPPVAIPVSETAPSALTEASTNTAKQD
- a CDS encoding sigma-70 family RNA polymerase sigma factor, whose product is MTSSIPLAWPSVEETCYRVTLPLTKLSPQELVIRCQAGRSPDRAAFTELLRRHQAHVERLIYHLAPDWEDRADLVQEVWIRVYRNIHKLQDASKFRGWLSRIATNLFYDELRKRKRHQAPLSLDAPLKTHDGEILWELASSDASPDELLHTDEFYDQLRQAIANLPETFRTTIVLREIEGLSYEEIAQITGVSLGTVKSRIARARQRLQTELQPHLDSPRS
- a CDS encoding phosphatidate cytidylyltransferase, whose translation is MPWIRISSGLVAIAVALIITLLGGWYFCLGIGALIYLGQLEYFELARAKGSAPAAKTTLVVSQVLLITALLRPDLADAVFPVAGTLICFYLLFQPKLASIADISTSIMGLFYGGYLPSYWVRLRGLDHTATLPLGGFWPQQWHLEALPLGLQATLLAFTCIWAADIGAYTVGKLFGRTRLSHISPKKTVEGAVFGVLGSLAVAFWGAYSLQWPWPWFAGATLGLLIGIASLLGDLTESMMKRDAGVKDSGQLIPGHGGILDRADSYVFTAPLVFYFVTLLLPALGQWHP
- a CDS encoding alpha-ketoacid dehydrogenase subunit beta; translation: MAETLMFNALRAAIDEEMERDPTVFVLGEDVGHYGGSYKVTKDLYKKYGELRLLDTPIAENSFTGMAIGAAMTGLRPIVEGMNMGFLLLAFNQIANNAGMLRYTSGGNFKIPIVIRGPGGVGRQLGAEHSQRLEAYFQAVPGLKIVACSTPYNAKGLLKSAIRDPNPVLFFEHVLLYNLKENLPEEEYYLPLDKAEVVRPGTEVTILTYSRMRHHVLQAVRTLENEGYDPEVIDLISLKPLDFETIGASVCKTHRVVIVEECMKTGGIGAELSASIMERYFDELDAPVVRLSSQDVPTPYNGTLENLTIVQPPQIVAAVQKLVRGQI
- the secD gene encoding protein translocase subunit SecD; translation: MGKYRGWLIAILVLLMAATWVIVRTPARLGLDLRGGAQLTLQVQTTDKVPQITPQVLSAVQSVVQKRIDGLGVAEAVVQTAGDDKLLVQLPGVTDPEQAERILKGTAQLLFAPQKPGTEAQLQVERQIQAQLLLEQTQLLLEQSQNANNPEALADIEAKLAKNRESLAASQQAIANLFAPSELTGAMLQEAFASPVAPGSPNWNVIVRFDPQGAELFARLTKEIAGTGRSIGIFLDDRLISAPTVSAQYAETGIIGGNAEISGGFTAQTANDLAIQLQGGALPVPLEVVENRTVGASLGQDSIRDSLYAGVVGLVLVLVFMVAYYRLPGLIADIALVLYAIFTYAAFLLFGVTLTLPGIAGFILSIGMAVDANVLIFERTREELRLGKTLYRSVESGFDRAFASILDSNVTTLIACGALFALGTGFVRGFAVTLAIGIGVSMFTALTCSRSFLFYAISIPSLRKPTWFCPKLETLK